The Microbacter sp. GSS18 genome has a segment encoding these proteins:
- a CDS encoding ABC transporter ATP-binding protein — MSSDENGNGAPAEPPTMTSPTPRPKTTGLHKGDAAPGCAKVDPIIVADNVRRSFGGVHAVDVDHLEVPRNAITALIGPNGAGKTTLFNLLTGFDKPNEGTWSFDGHDLSGVPAHRVARMGLVRTFQLTKALGLLTVLENMKLGAKNQTGEHFWLSLFPPLWRKQEAALEERAMEILKKFKLDAKSPDFAASLSGGQRKLLEMARSLMTDPTLVMLDEPMAGVNPALTQSLLDHILDLKEEGMTVLFVEHDMHMVRHIADWVVVMAEGRIVAEGDPHSVMKDPAVIDAYLGAHQDVDLGVVTGRIDVVDGESGMTADEIEAEADAELEAEEKQEGSK; from the coding sequence TTGTCAAGTGATGAGAACGGCAACGGCGCTCCCGCGGAGCCGCCGACCATGACCTCCCCCACTCCGCGGCCGAAGACGACGGGCCTGCACAAGGGCGACGCCGCACCCGGATGCGCCAAGGTGGACCCGATCATCGTCGCCGACAACGTCCGGCGATCGTTCGGCGGTGTGCACGCGGTCGACGTCGACCACCTCGAGGTTCCCCGCAACGCGATCACGGCCCTGATCGGCCCGAACGGCGCCGGCAAGACGACCCTGTTCAACCTGCTCACCGGCTTCGACAAGCCGAACGAGGGCACGTGGAGCTTCGACGGCCACGATCTCTCGGGCGTGCCGGCGCACCGGGTCGCACGCATGGGCCTGGTCCGCACCTTCCAGCTGACCAAGGCGCTCGGGCTGCTCACGGTCCTCGAGAACATGAAGCTCGGGGCGAAGAACCAGACCGGCGAGCACTTCTGGCTGAGCCTGTTCCCGCCGCTGTGGCGCAAGCAGGAGGCCGCGCTCGAAGAGCGGGCCATGGAGATCCTGAAGAAGTTCAAGCTCGACGCCAAGTCGCCCGACTTCGCCGCGAGCCTCTCGGGCGGCCAGCGCAAGCTCCTCGAGATGGCCCGCTCGCTCATGACCGACCCGACGCTCGTCATGCTCGACGAGCCGATGGCGGGCGTCAACCCGGCGCTCACGCAGTCGCTGCTCGACCACATCCTCGACCTGAAGGAAGAGGGCATGACCGTGCTGTTCGTCGAGCACGACATGCACATGGTGCGCCACATCGCGGACTGGGTGGTCGTGATGGCCGAGGGCCGGATCGTCGCCGAGGGCGACCCGCACAGCGTCATGAAGGACCCCGCGGTGATCGACGCGTACCTCGGCGCCCACCAGGACGTCGATCTGGGTGTCGTCACCGGCCGCATCGACGTGGTCGACGGCGAGTCGGGCATGACCGCCGACGAGATCGAAGCCGAGGCGGATGCCGAACTCGAGGCCGAAGAGAAGCAGGAGGGCTCGAAGTGA